A part of Pararhizobium sp. A13 genomic DNA contains:
- a CDS encoding MarR family transcriptional regulator, giving the protein MNKKQATIEHHHFPWDHPRFRSWIAVARACQLMQQTLTRALADLDIKPPHLDILINLYRFDGISQQELARKLLVGRSNMSMLLPQLEKRGLIERRGDEKDKRVLRLSLTASGRELTEQAMEIQTALIEKSLDNEPIEDCLIVAQSMERLIAVLLKEEADLD; this is encoded by the coding sequence ATGAACAAAAAGCAAGCGACGATCGAACACCATCATTTTCCCTGGGACCATCCGCGTTTCCGCAGTTGGATTGCGGTCGCCCGCGCCTGCCAGCTGATGCAGCAGACGTTGACTCGCGCACTCGCCGATCTCGACATCAAGCCGCCTCATCTCGACATCCTGATCAACCTCTATCGCTTCGACGGCATCTCGCAGCAGGAACTCGCACGAAAACTTCTCGTCGGGCGCTCCAACATGAGCATGCTTTTGCCCCAGCTCGAAAAACGCGGGTTGATCGAGCGGCGCGGCGACGAGAAGGACAAGCGCGTGCTGCGGCTGTCGCTGACTGCGAGCGGCCGTGAGTTGACAGAGCAGGCGATGGAGATCCAGACCGCGCTGATCGAAAAATCGCTGGACAACGAACCGATCGAGGACTGCCTGATCGTCGCCCAATCCATGGAGCGGCTGATTGCCGTTCTATTGAAGGAGGAAGCTGATCTCGACTGA
- the moaA gene encoding GTP 3',8-cyclase MoaA encodes MIDPFGRAVTYLRVSVTDRCDFRCTYCMAENMTFLPKKDLLTLEELNRLCSAFIAKGVRKLRLTGGEPLVRKNVMFLVRELGKHVHSGALDELTLTTNGSQLSRFAAELADCGVRRINVSLDTLDADKFKQITRWGEFSKVIEGIDAAQAAGIHVKINAVALKDLNDAEIPDMLRWAHGRGMDLTLIETMPMGEIDEDRTDHYLPLSEMRDRLAREFTLSDIAYKTGGPARYLSVTETGGRLGLITPMTHNFCESCNRVRLTCTGTLYMCLGQNDAADLRTPLRASDDDAYLSRVIDEAITRKPKGHDFIIDRTRNKPAVARHMSVTGG; translated from the coding sequence ATGATCGACCCGTTCGGGCGCGCCGTTACCTATCTCAGGGTTTCGGTAACGGATCGCTGCGACTTCCGCTGCACCTATTGCATGGCGGAAAACATGACCTTCCTGCCGAAGAAGGACCTCCTGACGCTGGAGGAGCTCAACCGGCTCTGTTCCGCCTTCATCGCCAAGGGCGTGCGTAAGTTGCGGCTGACCGGCGGCGAGCCGTTGGTGCGCAAGAACGTTATGTTCCTGGTGCGCGAGCTTGGCAAGCATGTCCATTCCGGCGCTCTTGATGAACTGACCCTGACCACCAACGGCTCGCAGCTGTCGCGCTTTGCCGCCGAACTCGCCGATTGCGGCGTCCGGCGCATCAACGTCTCGCTCGACACGCTCGACGCTGACAAGTTCAAACAGATCACCCGCTGGGGCGAGTTCTCGAAAGTCATCGAAGGCATCGACGCCGCGCAAGCGGCCGGCATTCATGTCAAGATCAACGCCGTCGCCCTCAAGGACCTCAACGACGCCGAGATCCCGGACATGCTGCGCTGGGCGCACGGCCGCGGCATGGACCTGACGCTGATCGAAACCATGCCGATGGGCGAGATCGACGAGGACCGGACCGACCACTACCTGCCGCTGTCCGAAATGCGCGATCGCCTCGCGCGCGAGTTCACCTTGTCGGACATCGCCTACAAGACCGGCGGCCCCGCCCGCTATCTGAGCGTGACTGAGACCGGCGGCCGGCTCGGCCTGATCACGCCGATGACCCATAATTTCTGCGAGAGCTGCAACCGCGTCCGCCTCACCTGCACCGGCACGCTGTATATGTGCCTCGGCCAGAACGATGCCGCCGACCTACGCACGCCGCTGCGCGCCTCCGACGACGATGCCTATCTGTCGCGCGTCATCGATGAGGCGATCACCCGCAAGCCCAAGGGCCACGACTTCATCATTGACCGCACCCGCAACAAACCCGCCGTCGCCCGCCACATGAGCGTCACCGGCGGCTGA
- a CDS encoding DUF971 domain-containing protein — translation MSDIWPTELRVSKDRHRLTVTFNDGASFDLSAEMLRVLSPSAEVQGHGPGQGLTVPGKRNVSIISMTPTGNYAVRIGFDDFHDTGIFTWNYLRELGETGETLFAAYERDLAEKGMTRDKAEKPR, via the coding sequence ATGAGCGACATCTGGCCGACCGAATTGCGCGTTTCGAAGGATCGCCACCGGCTGACGGTGACCTTCAACGACGGCGCCTCCTTCGATCTTTCGGCGGAGATGCTGCGGGTGCTGTCGCCATCGGCCGAGGTTCAGGGCCACGGGCCGGGGCAGGGGCTGACGGTGCCCGGCAAACGCAATGTCTCGATCATCTCGATGACGCCGACCGGCAATTATGCGGTGCGGATCGGATTTGACGATTTTCACGATACCGGGATATTCACCTGGAATTATCTGCGTGAACTCGGCGAGACCGGTGAGACCCTTTTTGCTGCCTATGAGCGCGATCTCGCCGAGAAGGGCATGACCCGCGACAAGGCGGAAAAGCCGCGCTAA